In Vigna angularis cultivar LongXiaoDou No.4 chromosome 8, ASM1680809v1, whole genome shotgun sequence, one DNA window encodes the following:
- the LOC108344999 gene encoding mitochondrial phosphate carrier protein 3, mitochondrial, protein MAPSDSETLGHHSQIPSFLYSCPSPPQKKMEASSFAVPSPSEKRSIEMFSPAFYSACTIGGILSCGLTHTAVTPLDVVKCNIQIDPVKYKNTSTGFGVMFKEQGLRGFYRGWAPTLVGYSAQGAFKYGLYEYFKKYYSDIAGPEYATKYKTLIYLAGSASSELIADVALCPFEAVKVRVQTQPGFARGLADGLPKLVRTEGVSGLYKGIMPLWGRQVPYTMMKFASFENIVEMIYKHVISKPKYECSISQQVGVSIVGGYMAGILCAVVSHPADNLVSFLNNSKGASVADAVKKLGLWGMFTRGLPLRILMVGTLTGAQWGIYDSFKVFVGLPTTGGVAPALPPSAA, encoded by the exons ATGGCTCCTTCAGACTCTGAAACTTTGGGGCACCATTCTCAGATTCCGAGCTTTCTCTATTCCTGTCCCTCTCCGCCGCAGAAGAAGATGGAAGCTTCAAGCTTCGCGGTTCCTTCTCCCAGTGAGAAACGCAGCATAGAGATGTTTTCGCCGGCGTTCTACAGTGCTTGCACCATCGGAGGAATTCTCAGCTGTGGCCTCACGCACACCGCCGTCACGCCTCTTGACGTTGTCAAATGCAACATACAG ATTGACCCTGTCAAGTACAAGAACACCAGCACAGGATTTGGAGTCATGTTTAAGGAGCAAGGACTGAGGGGGTTTTACCGCGGATGGGCACCTACCCTTGTTGGTTACAGCGCACAGGGTGCCTTCAAATATGGATTGTATGAGTACTTCAAGAAGTACTATTCTGACATAGCTGGTCCAGAGTATGCAACGAAGTACAAGACATTGATTTACCTAGCCGGTTCAGCATCTTCTGAGTTGATTGCTGATGTTGCTCTTTGCCCATTTGAGGCTGTGAAGGTCAGAGTTCAAACTCAGCCTGGCTTTGCTAGAGGCCTAGCTGATGGACTCCCAAAGTTAGTCAGAACTGAAGGTGTCTCAGG GCTGTACAAGGGAATTATGCCTCTGTGGGGAAGACAGGTTCCAT ATACAATGATGAAATTTGCTTCTTTTGAGAACATAGTTGAGATGATCTACAAGCATGTCATCTCCAAACCAAAATATGAATGCAGCATTTCCCAGCAAGTAGGTGTGAGCATTGTCGGTGGATACATGGCTGGTATATTGTGTGCTGTCGTCTCCCATCCCGCTGATAATCTTGTCTCTTTCCTTAACAATTCCAAAGGGGCAAGCGTTGCTGAT GCTGTAAAGAAGCTTGGACTATGGGGTATGTTTACCCGTGGTCTACCTCTTCGTATTCTTATGGTTGGAACTCTCACAGGAGCACAATGGGGAATATATGATTCATTCAAAGTTTTTGTGGGGCT GCCAACCACTGGCGGTGTTGCTCCTGCTCTTCCTCCTTCTGCTGCTTAG
- the LOC108344362 gene encoding secreted RxLR effector protein 161-like translates to MDDVKDMKTPMNPTTSLGLDKSSTKLDNTLYRQMIGSLLFLIASRPYIMSSVCLCARFHSDPKETHLSAFKRIFQYLKGTTSLGLCYKRSESFDLKGYCDADFAGDKAERKSTSGSCHFIGGNLVSWLSKKQNTIAQSIAKVEYISYHFGKANVVVDALSRKKVQKASLMMKDLKLIEKLRDMNLGVQVKEGHIRCSYLAITSDFLKQIKTEQMMDHEL, encoded by the exons ATGGATGACGTCAAGGATATGAAGACTCCAATGAATCCAACAACTAGCTTGGGGCTAGATAAAAGCTCAACAAAACTAGACAATACTCTTTACCGTCAAATGATAGGTTCACTTTTGTTTCTCATTGCGTCTAGACCTTACATTATGTCTAGCGTCTGTCTTTGTGCGAGATTTCATTCTGATCCCAAAGAAACCCATCTCAGTGCTTTTAAACGTATATTTCAATATCTCAAAGGAACAACATCTCTCGGTCTGTGTTACAAAAGGAGTGAGAGTTTTGATCTtaaaggatattgtgatgctgaTTTTGCTGGAGATAAAGCTGAACGGAAAAGCACAAGTGGAAGCTGCCACTTCATTGGAGGAAACCTAGTATCATGGCTAAGCAAGAAGCAGAATACCATTGCGCAATCAATCGCTAAAGTTGAGTACATATCG TACCATTTTGGTAAGGcaaatgttgttgttgatgCTTTAAGCAGAAAGAAAGTTCAGAAGGCTTCCTTGATGATGAAGGACTTGAAGTTGATCGAGAAGTTACGAGATATGAACTTGGGAGTGCAGGTGAAAGAAGGTCATATCCGATGTAGTTACTTAGCTATCACGAGTGACTTCTTGAAACAGATAAAGACAGAACAAATGATGGACCATGAGTTGTAA